A single Oleidesulfovibrio alaskensis DSM 16109 DNA region contains:
- a CDS encoding DEAD/DEAH box helicase, which yields MTDETNRNSGFGDELQNDPAARMASELTGVDEPENALPALTFEEVPDTIRQAAARAGWQSLMPVQLHTMPYFLQRRDLMVQSRTGSGKTGAYLLPLIDRIDPHKNECQALVLVPTRELALQVVHEAEVLYQELGINIAAVYGGVGYGKQTDALKAGAQLVVGTPGRVLDHLLRRTLTLDALRVLLFDEADRMLSIGFYPDMKEVQRYLPRRRISTYLFSATYPPHVVRLAGEFLHDPQMLSLSHSQVHITQTPHVFYECKPMEKDRVLVRIIEIENPASAIIFCNTKSNVHYVTAVLQGFGYNADELSADLSQAKREQVLKKLRNGQVRFLVATDVAARGIDIPDLSHVVLYEPPEDHESYIHRAGRTGRAGASGEVISLVDIMQKLELGRIAKHYQIDMQMRPTPTDEDVAKVATERMTAMLEAKLRSRSPLQRERMQRFMPMVRQMAEDEEQMKLVAMLIDELYQDSLHAAPPAPSAEEHRQRPAARPAPRTAPAPRPQQAAAGNEQQDSDPRPKRRRRRRKPASSE from the coding sequence ATGACGGATGAAACCAACCGGAATTCCGGTTTTGGAGACGAGCTGCAGAACGACCCCGCAGCACGCATGGCCAGCGAACTGACCGGCGTGGACGAGCCGGAGAACGCGCTGCCCGCTCTGACTTTTGAAGAAGTACCCGACACCATCAGGCAGGCCGCCGCACGCGCCGGCTGGCAGAGCCTGATGCCCGTGCAGCTGCACACCATGCCCTATTTTCTCCAGCGCCGCGATCTTATGGTTCAGTCGCGCACGGGCAGCGGCAAAACCGGTGCCTACCTGCTGCCGTTGATTGACCGCATCGACCCGCACAAAAACGAATGTCAGGCTCTGGTGCTGGTGCCCACCCGCGAACTGGCCCTGCAGGTCGTGCATGAAGCCGAAGTGCTGTATCAGGAGCTGGGCATAAACATTGCCGCCGTGTACGGCGGTGTGGGCTACGGCAAACAGACCGACGCCCTCAAGGCCGGAGCCCAGCTGGTGGTGGGCACTCCCGGTCGTGTGCTGGACCACCTTCTGCGCCGCACGCTCACGCTGGACGCGCTGCGTGTGCTCCTGTTCGACGAAGCGGACCGCATGCTTTCCATCGGTTTCTACCCCGATATGAAAGAAGTGCAGCGGTACCTGCCGCGCAGACGCATCAGCACCTATCTTTTTTCCGCCACATATCCGCCGCATGTTGTCCGGCTTGCCGGGGAATTTCTGCACGATCCTCAGATGCTCAGCCTCAGTCATTCTCAGGTGCACATCACGCAGACCCCGCACGTTTTTTACGAATGCAAGCCCATGGAAAAAGACCGTGTGCTTGTACGCATCATTGAAATAGAAAATCCCGCGTCGGCCATCATCTTCTGCAACACCAAGTCCAACGTGCACTATGTGACGGCCGTGCTGCAGGGCTTCGGATACAATGCCGACGAACTGTCTGCCGATCTTTCGCAAGCCAAACGGGAACAGGTGCTCAAAAAACTGCGCAACGGGCAGGTGCGTTTTCTGGTAGCCACCGATGTGGCGGCCCGCGGCATTGACATTCCCGATCTTTCACATGTGGTGCTGTACGAACCGCCGGAAGACCACGAATCGTACATCCACCGCGCAGGACGCACCGGACGTGCCGGAGCCAGCGGCGAAGTGATATCGCTGGTGGACATCATGCAGAAGCTGGAACTGGGCCGCATAGCCAAGCATTACCAGATAGACATGCAGATGCGCCCCACCCCCACGGATGAAGACGTGGCAAAAGTGGCCACCGAGCGCATGACCGCCATGCTGGAAGCCAAGCTGCGCTCGCGCTCGCCGCTGCAGCGCGAAAGAATGCAGCGTTTCATGCCCATGGTACGCCAGATGGCCGAAGACGAAGAACAGATGAAGCTTGTGGCCATGCTTATTGACGAGCTGTATCAGGATTCGCTGCATGCCGCTCCTCCCGCGCCTTCGGCGGAAGAACACAGGCAGCGCCCCGCAGCGCGGCCCGCGCCGCGCACCGCTCCGGCACCACGGCCCCAACAGGCGGCAGCCGGTAATGAACAGCAGGACAGCGATCCGCGGCCCAAAAGACGCAGAAGACGCAGGAAGCCCGCCAGCTCTGAATAA
- a CDS encoding OmpP1/FadL family transporter, translated as MFLSLPHTARAAGFAMYEFSARGNALGGAMVARKASPSSIAFNPALITQLKGTQMAAGMTLVDPSATVEVKGQETVSAKKNYWAIPHAYATRQVNDALYYGVGVFSRFGLGNEYSKDWFGKDQLYYVGIQSLSVNPVMGLKLTDKLSVAFGIEAMWFDYEQKNIVEAGAGGRLDGRVNGESIGYGINLGIHYQPVEWLALGASWRSGIKQNLKGTGYFSGSGPLFSNWGDTDARGSVNLPDMLFLGVCVMPTDRLSIEAGAVRTGWTSYDKLVIDYNNPSVATTDKTTEWKDVWRFNVGVEYALNEMLDLRAGYVYDNSPLNENYLDFLVPANDRHLFSGGVGIHQGPWTLDLSYTYLLIKERTGSVTTTMGGENRVRFKDGDAHLVGMTLGYRF; from the coding sequence ATGTTTCTCAGCCTTCCGCACACGGCCCGGGCCGCAGGATTTGCCATGTACGAATTCAGCGCCCGCGGCAATGCTCTGGGCGGCGCCATGGTTGCGCGCAAGGCCAGTCCTTCTTCCATTGCGTTCAACCCTGCGCTGATTACGCAGCTTAAGGGTACTCAGATGGCTGCGGGCATGACGCTGGTAGACCCCAGCGCCACCGTGGAAGTGAAAGGGCAGGAAACTGTCTCCGCCAAAAAGAATTACTGGGCCATTCCTCATGCCTACGCCACGCGGCAGGTCAACGATGCGCTGTACTACGGTGTCGGCGTGTTTTCCCGTTTCGGTCTGGGTAATGAATATTCCAAAGACTGGTTCGGTAAAGACCAGCTGTATTATGTGGGCATACAGTCCCTGTCGGTGAACCCCGTCATGGGGCTTAAACTTACCGACAAGCTTTCGGTCGCCTTTGGCATTGAGGCCATGTGGTTTGACTATGAGCAGAAAAACATAGTGGAAGCCGGTGCCGGCGGCAGGCTGGACGGCCGTGTGAACGGCGAAAGCATAGGCTACGGCATTAATCTGGGCATTCACTATCAGCCTGTGGAATGGCTTGCGCTGGGCGCCAGCTGGCGTTCCGGCATCAAGCAGAACCTGAAGGGCACGGGCTATTTCAGCGGTTCCGGCCCCCTTTTCAGCAACTGGGGCGATACCGATGCGCGCGGCAGCGTGAACCTGCCCGACATGCTTTTTCTGGGGGTATGTGTGATGCCCACCGACAGGCTGAGCATTGAAGCGGGTGCGGTACGTACCGGCTGGACAAGCTATGACAAGCTGGTCATCGATTATAACAACCCCAGTGTGGCAACGACGGACAAAACCACCGAGTGGAAGGATGTCTGGCGGTTTAACGTGGGGGTTGAATATGCCCTTAACGAGATGCTGGACCTGCGTGCCGGCTATGTTTATGACAATTCGCCGCTCAACGAAAACTATCTTGATTTTCTGGTGCCTGCCAACGACAGGCATCTTTTCAGCGGCGGTGTGGGCATACATCAGGGGCCGTGGACGCTGGACCTCAGCTACACCTACCTGCTTATCAAGGAACGCACAGGCAGTGTGACCACCACAATGGGCGGTGAAAACAGAGTGCGCTTCAAAGACGGAGACGCTCACCTTGTGGGCATGACGCTGGGATACCGCTTTTAG
- a CDS encoding glycosyltransferase — MRNAPERDLMTSLFRRQHLTNGYTDPALAMQMADHLLRDLQAQPPQEGMQRMALARGLLRQALLLNPFDSALRGVVASLCAGQRASEVYMRWLCAVRDVLDSGPAVYMGDVLQRTTALEKDDEKLLHGALYGDSPAYRFTCAGILWEIGNGAFFEQAARAFVQTPEGGIAAPFFAWGALSMNRPELCRELLSLAVPGPVSLHVSAELALREGHREQGIALLRDALQAEPALFFLVYRLVETLRGAPPAGFESVARGRSVSVALYTWNKFDVTLDTLRSLVHSDIGNASITLLNNGSDAFSPRQLEDAAREAACGRPVDFIHLPVNVGAPAARNWLWQLPAMRQADYVAYLDDDVLLPEGWLRMYMQSLDEYPQAAVVGPKVVNPGSIASVQYVLRNFYKAGNKLIRFTNNAPLFWDMGQYDYRSPCLSVMGCCHLFNRRLCDRLGVPQFDVRFSPSQVDDIEHDIQVWNAGGRVLYDGRVCVVHRQDTGRKAPLSEAGWGHVWGNHMKMEAKFSGERLKELKQTVEDCGFSHFTAALQTVAPLLSREARGELAAMTGGAG; from the coding sequence ATGCGCAACGCGCCGGAACGCGATTTGATGACCTCTCTTTTCCGCAGGCAGCATCTGACCAACGGTTATACCGATCCCGCACTGGCCATGCAGATGGCCGACCATTTGCTGCGTGACCTGCAGGCTCAGCCGCCGCAGGAGGGTATGCAGCGCATGGCACTTGCCAGAGGGCTGCTGCGTCAGGCCCTGTTGCTGAATCCCTTTGATTCGGCATTGCGGGGGGTGGTGGCTTCGCTGTGCGCGGGACAGCGGGCTTCCGAAGTGTACATGCGCTGGCTGTGTGCTGTGCGCGATGTGCTCGATTCCGGCCCTGCCGTGTATATGGGCGATGTGCTGCAACGGACCACCGCGCTGGAAAAAGATGACGAAAAGCTGCTGCACGGCGCGCTGTACGGTGATTCTCCGGCTTACCGGTTCACCTGCGCGGGTATTCTGTGGGAAATAGGCAACGGTGCTTTTTTTGAACAGGCGGCACGGGCATTTGTGCAGACTCCGGAAGGCGGCATAGCGGCGCCGTTTTTTGCGTGGGGCGCGCTGAGCATGAACCGTCCGGAGCTGTGCCGCGAGCTGTTGTCACTTGCCGTACCCGGCCCTGTGTCGCTGCATGTGAGCGCGGAACTGGCACTGCGTGAAGGGCACAGAGAACAGGGGATAGCTCTGCTGCGTGATGCCCTGCAGGCCGAACCTGCCTTGTTTTTTCTGGTGTACAGGCTGGTGGAGACATTGCGCGGTGCACCGCCTGCCGGTTTTGAAAGTGTGGCCCGCGGCAGAAGTGTCAGTGTGGCTCTGTACACATGGAACAAATTTGACGTGACTCTGGATACGCTGCGCAGCCTTGTGCACAGCGATATAGGCAATGCATCCATCACGCTGCTGAATAACGGTTCTGATGCGTTTTCGCCGCGTCAGCTGGAAGATGCCGCGCGGGAAGCCGCCTGCGGCAGGCCTGTGGATTTTATCCATCTGCCGGTGAATGTGGGCGCCCCGGCGGCCCGCAACTGGCTGTGGCAGCTGCCTGCCATGCGGCAGGCGGACTATGTGGCGTATCTGGACGACGATGTGCTGCTGCCCGAAGGCTGGCTGCGCATGTACATGCAGTCGCTTGATGAATACCCGCAGGCTGCGGTGGTGGGGCCCAAGGTGGTCAACCCCGGCAGCATCGCGTCAGTGCAGTATGTGCTGCGCAACTTTTACAAGGCGGGTAACAAGCTCATACGCTTCACAAACAACGCTCCGCTGTTCTGGGATATGGGGCAGTATGACTACCGCAGTCCGTGCCTTTCGGTCATGGGCTGCTGTCATCTGTTCAACAGGCGGTTGTGCGACAGGCTGGGGGTTCCGCAATTCGATGTTCGTTTTTCGCCGTCGCAGGTGGATGATATCGAGCATGATATTCAGGTATGGAACGCCGGCGGCAGGGTGCTGTATGACGGGCGTGTATGTGTGGTGCACCGGCAGGACACCGGCCGCAAGGCGCCGCTGAGCGAGGCAGGCTGGGGGCATGTGTGGGGCAACCACATGAAGATGGAGGCAAAGTTTTCCGGCGAGCGTCTGAAAGAGCTTAAACAGACGGTGGAAGACTGCGGCTTCAGTCATTTCACGGCTGCGCTGCAGACTGTGGCCCCGCTGCTGAGCCGCGAGGCACGGGGAGAGCTGGCGGCCATGACAGGCGGTGCCGGCTGA
- a CDS encoding acyl-CoA thioesterase, giving the protein MNDRKVSDSDTIMTHRGLPQDANPAGNIHGGTILKHIDLAGAVAAMRHARGRTVVTASIDRMEFKAAVHVGELMVLKASVNMVSNTSMEVGVRVEAENLLTGEVRHAASAYLTFVAMDENRRPTAVPGLILETPEQHRRNREALMRREVRREERRREKLSQEGQTLARDEGVKELY; this is encoded by the coding sequence ATGAATGATCGTAAGGTGAGCGACAGCGATACCATTATGACGCACAGAGGCTTGCCGCAGGATGCCAACCCCGCCGGCAACATCCACGGCGGCACCATTCTGAAGCATATCGATCTTGCCGGTGCCGTGGCGGCCATGCGCCACGCCAGAGGCCGCACGGTGGTCACCGCGTCCATCGACAGGATGGAATTCAAGGCTGCCGTACATGTGGGAGAGCTTATGGTGCTGAAGGCCAGCGTGAACATGGTCAGTAATACGTCCATGGAAGTGGGGGTACGTGTGGAGGCTGAAAACCTGCTCACGGGCGAGGTGCGGCATGCTGCTTCGGCATACCTGACATTTGTGGCCATGGATGAAAACCGCAGACCGACTGCAGTGCCGGGCCTGATACTGGAAACGCCCGAGCAGCACCGCCGTAACCGCGAAGCCCTCATGCGGCGCGAGGTGCGGCGCGAAGAGCGGCGGCGTGAAAAACTGTCGCAGGAAGGGCAGACTCTGGCCCGTGATGAAGGCGTGAAAGAACTGTACTGA